tttgtttttatataaaatggcTTTTATATGtaaataatttattatagcgTCAATTGGTGGaatgtatatatgtacgtaaAGATAATAACCTGTTGTTCACTGAGGTACATATACACGTATGTTTCACATTATATATAGCTAATCTTGCCAGAGGGTCGTAACTAATCTTGGCTGccatttaaaatttgttttgaCGGAACTAATTTTGAGATAAATATGGCAAGGCCCAAGATCGTTTTGTCAGACCCATGTCCGACGTCCCCACTTGCGTATTCTAAATAAGGTAACATCGCGTGGGTCCTTGTCTTCTCATGTTGCACCACGCCgcagcttaggagcgtttgtaggatatCCACGTGGCGCGTtgagagtgtttataggaagtttaaatgaacttttagtatataatagataatagatagatagatttctcCATAAGTAATTACATTGTAGGTAGGGAACGACCCGAACTTATGACTCATTTATGGTTTGTTTCTCTTACAAATGATACCATAAATTAAATAACACATCGATGTCTGCAAATATCTATCTACAGAACATCTTAGGGCTTGTTTTGATGGCATTTAATCTTTGGTGCACTATTTAAATTCTTAATTCTGGATACAAATTATCCCCACCATAATCCCCATGACCcaaacatacaagttaataGGTTAGGTTGAGGGGTATTGAAGGGGGTTGGGGATGATGAGAGAAGGGGATTCACCCAATCCACCCCCATGTTGCCAAACAATGTTTTAAGCCTTTTTCAGTTAATCTCTCTGTCAAGTAGATTGAAGTGGATTTAGAGAAAATTAAGGTGTGGACTTGTTCAATTAATCTCCTTGAAAAAAGGATTGGATGAAATTGAGGGGCCCTCAAAATCCCATCCAATTCTCTTTGTGGGGGTGGGAGGTTGCTTAACTGAAAAAGACCGAAGGGAATGATTGTTTGAACACACTAAAACTTACGGTTTGCTTAATTGTGTGTCCTAGACTGTTAAGTACAACATGTACATTGATGCCAAAATATTGAAGTTCAAACATATGATTAAGCCTTTTCAGTAAAGAAAAAACTCCGTCCTTTCAGGGCTTGTTACCTGTGTATTTGTTGGTCTATTTGGTTTCCTTGGATGGGAGGTGATCCGGCACAGACAGAACACAAAAAAACAAGCTCTATTAAGACAGACAGATGAATTTTTTCAACAACATGGAGGTCAGCTACTGCTAGAAATGATGAAGGTAGAGGGCAATGTTGGGTTTACCCTCTATGAGAGAGGGCAGATCGAAACTGCAACAAATAACTTCAACAAGGCACACATTGTCGGGGAGGGAGGACAGGGAACAGTTTACAGGGCAGAGATAGATGGCACTATTGTTGCGATAAAAAGGTGCAAGGAGATTGATGAGAGCAGGAAGATGGACTTTGTACAGGAGCTGGTCATACTTTGTCGTGTCAACCACCCTAACATTGTCAAGCTACTTGGTTGTTGCCTACAATTTGAGGCACCCATGCTTGTCTATGAGTTTGTGCAAAATAGAACACTTCATGAGCTATTGGACTTCCAAAGGAACAGGAGTTGCCATGTCACTTTGGGAACCCGCCTGAGGATTGCCGCCGAGTCTGCCGATGCGCTTGCGCATCTCCATTCGTTACCACACCCGATACTCCATGGTGATGTGAAACCAGCGAACATACTACTCACCGAAGAATTGGTTGCAAAGGTGTCTGACTTTGGCTGCTCAACAATTGATGAGAAAACTCAGGTTGCGCCCAAGGGCACACCTGGATATCTTGACCCAGACTACCTGCTTGAGTATCAGCTCACAGCTAAGAATGATCTGTATAGCTTTGGAGTAATTCTGGTTGAACTTCTAACTGGTAAGAGGCCACTATCAAAAGAAAGGAAGACCTTGACCTCAATGTTTAAGGAGGCTATGACGGATGGCACACTCATTAAACTCCTTGATAGTGACATTGTTAATGAAGACAACCTGAGAGTGATCCATCAGGCTGCAGTGCTAGCGAGTCAGTGCTTGATTATTCCAGGTACGGCAAGGCCAGAGATGAGGTATGTGGCAGAGCAGCTTCAGCAACTTGCATTTGCAGATGAAGTGCAGCAAGATCCACAGCCACCGCTTGTGCTTGCGGGTCTTAGGTTTACGGCAGAGATGGCAAATACACGTACAACATCCTCATGGCAAACTGATAGCAAGACTACCGGGGTTTACAGCCTCGAGAAGAATGTTAGACTTTGCtctaggatcacctaggttagatctagtcgggtggttctatttgggaTTGATGTTTGAACTATAGAGATTGAAAACGGGAGAGGGTTTAGATAGACCGACCGGTTGAGGAGTTCGTGGAGGAAGAGGCGCCggacatcgtcgttgtcgtcgcggctTGACGTGGATGCGATGCcggtgaggtcgacggcgatgacggctgcGGCAGTACGTCGTAGACGTCCCGGCGatgaggcgtggcgcggcggtggcgtttcccgtcactggctgcgccccctctcgatcggattagggttttgtggggtggagttggcggcggcggtgaacttCGTACcttgtgccgtgccggcctccacccctcttttatatggcgcagtgtgacgggggcccaccagccattgggctgggcgcccccgatcagggtgcggtcaaggcccccttgagccgttgggctcaaggggagggagatctatctaacattctcccccttgatctcactttttcttttagctttttctattccatcacagatttgtaaatatagcatgtttcatcgtcacggtcaatcgccgatggattcgacagccactatacacatctctattcagaaacagatactttacttttgggccctgtagtccaggattcataaggcttcccttaaacccatgccggctacatgttccttgaacacgttgggtggtaggcctttcgtgagcggatccgcgagcatcctttctgttttaatgtgctcgagactgattgtttgatcccggactttgtccttcacaacatagtactttatgtcaatgtgtttggcagcaccacttgactgattgttgtgagcgtacattactgcgggttcgttgtcgcagtataactttagtggtttctcaatactgtcaaccacctttaaaccgggtatgaacttctttagccagttcacctgccccgttgcctcatagcatgctataaactcggcatacatagtagaccctgcagtgatagtctgttttgagcttttccatgaaatagctcctccTGCCAGGGTAAACACGTATCCCGATGttgactttgtattatcttttgcaaagtcagaatcTGAGTACCCCACTATCTGGAGTGATTCTGATCTTTTGTAAGACAGcatgaggccttttgttccttgcaaataacgcaagactttctttaccaatttccagtgctctaggcctggattactctgaaatctgccaagtaacccggtaacaaatgccaagtcaggtcgtgtgcacacttgcgcatactgtaggcttcctacagctgacgcatatggctttgttttcatttcattgagctcatactgatttctgggacattgcgatgccccatacttttcgcctttcattataggagcaggtgtagcactgcatctgtacatgttgaatttctt
This window of the Oryza sativa Japonica Group chromosome 4, ASM3414082v1 genome carries:
- the LOC107278547 gene encoding LOW QUALITY PROTEIN: wall-associated receptor kinase 2 (The sequence of the model RefSeq protein was modified relative to this genomic sequence to represent the inferred CDS: substituted 1 base at 1 genomic stop codon), which translates into the protein MISPLVPPPPRSSCSTACGDVKISYPFGFEAGCSWPGFELICRDTIKGKKPFLPPVTESVGYLELESISLLDGKARVWNNISSYTATTAPLKGXQMSPATRSTSPAEAYRLSDTENKFIIVGCYTVAYITVGDREDMRYASACSAFCGPKGNNLTSLMDGACSGTGCCEATITEGHTSYNTMFDPDYNTTQIYNVSSCSYAVLMESSRFSFRRSYVMNSSQFIDTNGGRVPMVVDWAVQNASNCVEAQKDHDSYACISSNSVCVNSSSGPGYICNCTHGYQGNPYLLHGCQDIDECEEHENYHCYGTCKNILGSFECSCPAGTRGNASIEGACQKNFLTPGVRVAFGLVTCVFVGLFGFLGWEVIRHRQNTKKQALLRQTDEFFQQHGGQLLLEMMKVEGNVGFTLYERGQIETATNNFNKAHIVGEGGQGTVYRAEIDGTIVAIKRCKEIDESRKMDFVQELVILCRVNHPNIVKLLGCCLQFEAPMLVYEFVQNRTLHELLDFQRNRSCHVTLGTRLRIAAESADALAHLHSLPHPILHGDVKPANILLTEELVAKVSDFGCSTIDEKTQVAPKGTPGYLDPDYLLEYQLTAKNDLYSFGVILVELLTGKRPLSKERKTLTSMFKEAMTDGTLIKLLDSDIVNEDNLRVIHQAAVLASQCLIIPGTARPEMRYVAEQLQQLAFADEVQQDPQPPLVLAGLRFTAEMANTRTTSSWQTDSKTTGVYSLEKNVRLCSRIT